One Colius striatus isolate bColStr4 chromosome 7, bColStr4.1.hap1, whole genome shotgun sequence DNA segment encodes these proteins:
- the SMIM38 gene encoding small integral membrane protein 38 — MESVVLMILLVVIILIRFILWSCLSTYIDYKLSRRFPDRRKEH; from the coding sequence ATGGAATCAGTCGTTTTGATGATTTTACTGGTTGTAATTATATTAATACGATTCATTTTGTGGTCCTGTCTTAGTACTTACATAGATTATAAACTGTCTCGAAGGTTTCCTGACAGGAGAAAAGAGCACTAG